A region from the Candidatus Thiothrix putei genome encodes:
- the rpoH gene encoding RNA polymerase sigma factor RpoH, translated as MTYAMMLRGQTLPVPVGNLESYIHAIHAIPVLETEEERGLAERLKYAEDLEAARQLILHNLRFVVKVARGYSGYGLPLGDLIQEGNVGLMKAVKRFDPDMNVRLISFAVHWIRAEIHEFILRNWKIVKVATTKAQRKLFFNLRSGKKRLGWLNQEEAQSMADDLGVSTAEVLEMEKRMSAHDISFDLSIDQDEDDTTNFSPSQYLVAESADPAEMLEAEEWDTYTRGRFQTALANLDARSRDILASRWLAEEKATLHDLAEKYNVSAERIRQLENAAVSKLRLAVVEAA; from the coding sequence ATGACTTACGCAATGATGCTTAGAGGACAGACCCTCCCCGTTCCTGTTGGAAATTTGGAGAGTTACATTCATGCGATCCATGCCATTCCTGTGTTGGAAACAGAAGAAGAGCGTGGTTTAGCAGAACGCCTGAAATATGCAGAAGATTTAGAAGCAGCCCGTCAGTTGATTCTCCACAATTTACGCTTTGTGGTGAAGGTGGCGCGTGGCTATAGTGGTTATGGTTTGCCCTTAGGTGATTTAATTCAAGAGGGTAATGTAGGGTTGATGAAAGCGGTAAAACGCTTTGATCCTGATATGAATGTGCGTTTGATTTCTTTCGCGGTTCACTGGATTCGGGCGGAAATTCACGAGTTCATCCTGCGTAACTGGAAAATTGTCAAAGTAGCAACGACGAAGGCGCAACGTAAATTATTCTTCAACTTACGCAGTGGCAAAAAGCGTTTGGGGTGGCTAAATCAGGAAGAAGCGCAGTCGATGGCTGATGATTTAGGCGTCAGTACGGCTGAAGTGCTAGAAATGGAAAAACGCATGAGTGCGCATGACATATCATTTGATCTCAGTATCGACCAAGACGAGGATGACACCACCAATTTCTCACCTAGCCAATATTTAGTGGCAGAGTCTGCTGATCCGGCAGAAATGTTGGAAGCGGAAGAATGGGACACTTATACTCGTGGGCGTTTCCAAACGGCGCTGGCTAATTTAGATGCCCGTAGCCGTGATATTCTGGCGAGTCGTTGGTTGGCTGAAGAAAAAGCAACGTTGCATGACTTGGCAGAAAAATACAATGTGTCTGCAGAGCGGATTCGCCAACTCGAAAATGCAGCGGTAAGTAAACTGCGCTTGGCTGTAGTGGAAGCCGCATAA